A region of the Haematobia irritans isolate KBUSLIRL chromosome 5, ASM5000362v1, whole genome shotgun sequence genome:
GAAATTcaagtttattaataaataacaaCGGTGGTCGAGTGAACGCTTTTGAATTTGGTATGCTGCTGCTCAGAATAAATAACAATATGAGATAACAAATAAATCCAATTAAACAATTCAAacagtttgttaaattttttgtttattagcaGTATACAAAAACTGAATCTCACGTAGTAAATCTCAAACAATTTCCAAATTTGCGAAGTATATTTCCTGGAAATCTCTGTAGACATTTAAGGTGAGAAACTGGcaaaacagaaactggtttctgtGGTCGTGACATtgggtgtttttttttagaGTGTGACACACACTTCTCGAAACCTTTGTTGTGATTAATCCGCAACAATCATGGTGTCCACTTCGGTTATTGCGGACCTTTGTATTTACATATTAACTTGGAACGTTGGAACAAATTATCCTGGCGATGTGAATTTTAATGATATGTTGGCCTTGAATGGAACATCTCTATGTCCCGGAGAACAAAATCGCCCCGATATCTATGTTTTGGGATTTCAAGAAGTTAATATCAAACCGAAACACCAAATCCTCAACATATTCCAAGACAACCAATGGACTTTAAAAGTGCGAGAATTTTTGTCACAACAAGACTATGTGAAAGTTGAAACAGCCCAGCTACAAGGCATATTGATAAATGTATGGTCCCTTGGTAAGCACATTGATAATATGAATGATATTGAAACTGAGACAACGAAAACTGGACTGGGAGGATTGTGGGGCAATAAAGGAGCTGCAAGTGTGCGAATGTCCCTTTATGGCAGTGGAGTATCTTTCGTGGTTGCACATTTGGCGGCACATGATGAAAATCTTAAAGAACGTGTCATcgattacaatcaaattttggaTAACCATCGCTATAAAGTTCGAAAATACCACACAATATTTGATCATGATTTTGTATTCTGGTTGGGAGACTTGAATTTCCGCTTAAATGGCCACGACTCGCCCGAAGAAGTGCGTTCTGCCATTGAACAAGGTAACCTTGACGACCTTTTCACACGAGATCAATTGCAAATGGTTAGAGAAGCAGGCAATGCATTCTCTCTGATGAATGAACAgaaaccgacattccgtccaacatttaaatatattgaaGGAACATCCGAATACGATATGAAGAGACGACCGGCCTGGTGCGACCGAATTTTGTATAGAGTGGAAGAAAATAAGTATCCTGATATTAAATTGGAACTTAAACAGTTATCGTATAGATCGCATCCGCAATATACTTTATCAGATCATAAGCCTGTTACGGCCGAGTTTATGTTATCCATTAAAGCCGAACATCATACCAGCGAAGATATTTACGAGATGACCCATGGTGGATCTGAAACGCCTTTATCAAGTGTAATTATAATTTTGTTGTCTCTTTATTTCGTCTTACATTAATTATATTCGTTTGTAttgtttttctttctgttagtggctttgctttgttgttgttttcgtaAGTCATTGTAAAGTAGTATAATTTGTAGAATTCTTAAAATGTAGAGAAACAATTTAAAGACTCACCACTTGTCACGTAGTCAGTTTAGAGAATGCAGAAAGCAATATCTACcaaattattgtattttttatatacttttttaatttcataaaacgTAACAAAAAAATGCTCCTTCTTATTTACAAGACATATCTAATATTGGCATATCATTACCACATTTATTGTAGTCTACTAATatgaatacaaaatttaattgggaACTATACTAGAGCTAATTAAGTAATACAAAAATGCAaagattcaaaattaaaaacgaGAGTCCTTTTATCAACTTTTTAGAATTGTAAAGTCATATAATTTTATTAgagagttattttttttattaatcgttgattttcaacaaaaatgaatTCCCCCAGAAGAAAACCAACAAACCAAagccacaaattttattttgtgaaaattgacgAAATGCCTAAATTTATAGTCTATAATTTCTATGTTTGCAGTGGGATGCATCATAAATGATTGGAGAAAATTCGTGATGGCAAAATCTTGAATCTCATGGATGTACTCTTTAAATATATTACTCTATCATTGTAATGTTAATAATGTGTTTTGCTAATTTACCTAACATATCGTAGACTTACAGAATTCTGTATAAACTACGAATGAGACAAAAAGTTCCCAATTAACCACCCACCCATCCAATTAACCACCTACCTAATTACAAGAacacatattttttcaattcattCTTCATTGtctaaacttttttcaattaatattcatttattttattcctTTCTAACCATATCACTCCAATATTCATCTTaatcaaaaaagttatttttttgccCTGGTGCCGATTATTGTTTCCTACTCTCAAGAAGCTATACATAAGTAGCCTGTATAATACATATACGAATGGTATAGTCTCAAACTGTGTCAAATCCTGTAATTCGAAATTACAATAAAtacttaaatatattaaatattatattaatcATCCAAGACATTTGATTTAGTTTTAAACATCATTTATTATCGCTAGGCAACTGAAATTGTGATTAATAAATATGTTCAACTATACCCATATaccatatatattaatatatctCTACATGAATTGAAGtcatgaatttattgttttttgttattacaccaaaaaataaaataaaaatgcgaATATTTACAAAAACTGATTATTTTATTTACCATCATTGGGAACTTCTTAAAAGAATATAAtcaattttacaaattattttcaat
Encoded here:
- the LOC142239229 gene encoding phosphatidylinositol 4,5-bisphosphate 5-phosphatase A isoform X1, whose product is MVSTSVIADLCIYILTWNVGTNYPGDVNFNDMLALNGTSLCPGEQNRPDIYVLGFQEVNIKPKHQILNIFQDNQWTLKVREFLSQQDYVKVETAQLQGILINVWSLGKHIDNMNDIETETTKTGLGGLWGNKGAASVRMSLYGSGVSFVVAHLAAHDENLKERVIDYNQILDNHRYKVRKYHTIFDHDFVFWLGDLNFRLNGHDSPEEVRSAIEQGNLDDLFTRDQLQMVREAGNAFSLMNEQKPTFRPTFKYIEGTSEYDMKRRPAWCDRILYRVEENKYPDIKLELKQLSYRSHPQYTLSDHKPVTAEFMLSIKAEHHTSEDIYEMTHGGSETPLSSVIIILLSLYFVLH
- the LOC142239229 gene encoding phosphatidylinositol 4,5-bisphosphate 5-phosphatase A isoform X2, translated to MVSTSVIADLCIYILTWNVGTNYPGDVNFNDMLALNGTSLCPGEQNRPDIYVLGFQEVNIKPKHQILNIFQDNQWTLKVREFLSQQDYVKVETAQLQGILINVWSLGKHIDNMNDIETETTKTGLGGLWGNKGAASVRMSLYGSGVSFVVAHLAAHDENLKERVIDYNQILDNHRYKVRKYHTIFDHDFVFWLGDLNFRLNGHDSPEEVRSAIEQGNLDDLFTRDQLQMVREAGNAFSLMNEQKPTFRPTFKYIEGTSEYDMKRRPAWCDRILYRVEENKYPDIKLELKQLSYRSHPQYTLSDHKPVTAEFMLSIKAEHHTSEDIYEMTHGGSETPLSSWDAS